The genome window CCGCTTAATGACTCAGGTTAGGGACAATACACTCAAGGTTCTTGAGAATAACACTCTGGCAGACATTGCATTCTAAATTATAAAATTTATTTAAAATTTATTTTCAATTTAAAAAAAAGTAGTACTTTTGCAAAGTAATCTAGTAACCCGATAGGGTAATGGATTTAAAATAAAAATTAAATCCGCTTTTTCCTTCTTCTTTCGAGAGGGTTGAGGTGAGGAAAACGAAAATAAAAATGAGCACAGAAATAGCAAATGCTTTATTGGAAAAAACGGCTGGTTTCTCGATTGAGGAAACTTTGGCTTTTTTGGCTGATGAGTACAAAGGGAAAGTGATTTTTTCGACTTCATTTGGACAGGAAGACCAAGTTATAACTGCAATGATTGCCAAGAATGAATTGCCAATCAGCATTTTTACACTGGATACTGGAAGATTGTTTCAGGAAACCTATGATGTTTTTCATAGAACGGTAAAAAAATACAAAGTAGCTATTCAAACCTATTTTCCTGAGGCCAGTGCTGTGGAAAATCTGTTGAATACAAAAGGGCCAAACAGCTTCTACGAATCGGTGGAGAATAGAAAAGAATGCTGTTTTATTCGAAAAGTAGCTCCATTGACGAAAGCCTTGAAAGGAAATGAAATTTGGATTACCGGTTTACGTGCTGAACAATCAGAAAACAGAAATGATTTGAAAGCCTTTGAATACGATGCCCATTTCAATATCATAAAATTCAATCCATTGCTGAAATGGAGTTTGGAAGATGTTCAAAAATATATTGATGAAAATAATGTGCCACAGAATGCTTTGCACAAAAAAGGCTTCGTAAGCATTGGCTGTGCGCCTTGTACCAGAGCGATTGCCGAAGGAGAGGACATTAGAGCTGGAAGATGGTCATGGGAATCAAGCCATAAAGAATGCGGATTGCACCAGAAATAAAAGTTTAAAAAGTTTAATCGGTTATTTGTTTAAAGGTTTAATCGGAAAAGTTTAATTGTTGAATATTCAACGATATAACAAATCAGCGATTTAACGATTTAACGAATCAACAATCAACAAATAAAATAATGAGTTCAGTTTTAAAAACAAATGCTTTAGAAAGCGAAGCAATTTACATATTCAGAGAAGTAATTTCTCAATTTGATAAACCGGTTTTGCTTTTTTCAGGCGGTAAAGATTCGATTACATTGGTGCGTTTGGCACAAAAAGCTTTTTTTCCTGCAAAAATTCCTTTCCCGTTATTACACGTGGATACAGGTCATAATTTCCCTGAAACTATTGAATTTAGAGATAAATTGGTAGCCGAATTAGGATTGGAATTAATCGTTCGTAACGTACAGGACGCTATCGATTCAGGGAAAGTTGTTGAAGAGTCTGGAAAATACTCAAGCAGAAACAGTTTGCAGACGACTACACTTTTGGATGCTATCGAAGAATTCAAATTCGATGCTTGTATTGGTGGAGCGCGTCGTGATGAAGAAAAAGCAAGAGCTAAAGAGCGTATATTTTCTGTTCGTGATGATTTTGGTCAATGGGATGAAAAAAACCAGCGTCCAGAATTGTTTGACCTTTTGAACGGAAAAATTGAAAACGGACAAAACGTTCGTGTTTTCCCTATTTCAAACTGGACAGAATTAGATGTTTGGAGTTATATTGAACAAGAGCAGATCGAAATTCCTTCGATTTACTTTTCACATAAACGTAAAGTTTTTTTGAGAGACGGTTTAATTTGGTCACACTCTCCTTTTGTGTACCAGGAAGAAGACGAGCAAGTCGAAGAAAGAATTGTTCGCTTCAGAACCGTTGGAGATATGAGCTGTACAGCTGCTGTTGAATCGTATGCAGCAACAATCTCTGAAGTTGTTGGAGAGATTCGTTCTTCTACCATTTCTGAAAGAGGAGCCAGAATCGACGATAAACGTTCTGAGGCAGCGATGGAAAAAAGAAAACAGCAAGGTTACTTTTAGTTGATAGTTGATGGTTTTTGGTTGATAGTTTCAATTTCGTCAATAACCATCTTTAAAATTCAACAACTAAATCTAATAATTAATTGTTGTTAGGTGATGAACTAACTGGAGCAGTTTAACTCCAACAACCATCAACTAACAACCATCAACTAAATAAAAAGAATGGAAGTTTTAAAAATAGCAACAGCAGGAAGTGTAGATGACGGAAAAAGTACTTTAATCGGGAGATTATTGTATGATACGCAATCATTGACTACAGATAAATTAGAAGCAATAGAAAAAAGCAGTAAACAAAAAGGATACGATTATTTGGATTTTTCGTTAGCAACTGATGGTTTGGTTGCCGAGAGAGAACAAGGAATTACGATTGATGTTGCTCATATTTATTTTTCGACTGCGAAAAAAAGTTACATCATTGCCGATACTCCAGGTCACGTAGAATATACTCGTAATATGGTTACAGGAGCTTCGACTTCGCAAGTGTCTATCATTTTGATTGATGCCCGTAAAGGAGTAATTGAGCAAACGTACCGTCACTTTTTTATCAATAATTTATTGAGAGTAAAAGACGTGATTGTGGCTGTAAACAAAATGGATTTGGTTGATTATTCGGAAGAAGTTTTCAATAAAATCAAAACCGATTTTCAAGCATTAAATGCAAAAAGTGCTTACAAAGAACAAAACGTAAGTTACATTCCATTGAGTGCTTTAACAGGAGATAATGTGGTAGAAACTTTAGGAAAAATGCCTTGGTACACTGGGCAGACTATCCTTCAGCATTTAGAAGGTTTAGAATCAAAAGATATTTATGATAATGGAAAAACACGTTTTCCTGTACAAACCGTAATTCGCCCAAAAACGGAAGAATACCACGATTTTAGAGGATACGCTGGTAAATTATATGGAAATTCTATTAAGGTTGGAGATGCGGTAACGGTTCTTCCTTCTTTGACAGAATCTGTAGTGACAAAAATTCACTTTTTCGACAAACAATTTGATGAAGCAAAGGCAGGTTCTTCGATTACTATCGAATTAGAAAATGATATTAATGTGACCAGAGGCGATATGATTGTAAAATCTAACGAGCTTCCAAAAGTGGAGAAAGATATCGAAACTACTGTCTGCTGGATGGACAGCAAAAAATTAGTAGCTGGCGCTAAATATTATGTACAGCATAATACGAATAGAGTTTTGGCGAAAATTGACAGCGTGAAAAATGTAATCGCAACGGATTATTCTGGTTCAAAAGAAGCTTCTCAATTGTCGATTAACGAAATTGGAGAAGTGAGTATTAAATTGAGTAAAGCTATTTATTTTGATGCTTATACAGATAACAAATCAAATGGAGCTTTTATCTTAATTGATGCAACTACAAATACTACAGCAGGAGTAGGTTTTATTAAATAGTTGATAGTTGATGGTTTTTAGTTGATAGTTATCTGCCAACAACCAAACCAAAAACAACCAACCATAAACTAAAAGAAATGGAAAGTTTTAGAACAGAAATAGAAAACCCGATAGTTCAAAAAGAGATTATCGATTTAGAGAAAAAGATTCATTTATTCCGTGGCGGACAAATTGATGATGAGCGTTTTCGTTCTCTTCGTTTAGCACGTGGAATTTATGGACAGCGTCAGGAAGGCGTGCAAATGATTCGTATCAAATTGCCTTATGGTAAAGTGACCAGCGAACAATTAAGACGTATTACCGATGTATCTGAGGAATATTCTACTGGACGTTTGCACATTACAACGCGTCAGGATATTCAAATTCACTACGTAAGTTTAGACAGAACGCCTGAACTTTGGGCTGATTTGGCCAAAGACGATATCACTTTGCGCGAAGCTTGCGGGAACACTGTTCGTAATATTACAGCAAGTGAATTGGCAGGTGTAGATGTAAACGAACCGTTTGATGTTACACCTTATGCACATGCCATGTTTCAATATTTGTTGAGAAATCCTATCTGTCAGGAAATGGGACGTAAATTCAAAATTTCGTTCTCTTCTTCTGACGAAGATACGGCTTTGAGCTATCTGCACGATTTGGGATTTATTCCAAAACTTAAAGATGGACAAAAAGGTTTTAAAGTAGTTTTTGGTGGAGGTTTAGGTTCACAGCCAGCTCATGCCGAATTGCTTTCAGAATTTATTCCGGTTAACCAAATCATTCCAACAGCAGAGGGAATCATCCGTATTTTTGACAGATACGGTGAACGTGCCAAAAGAATGAAAGCGCGTATGAAATTCTTAATCAAAGAAATGGGAAGAGATGTTTTCCTTGATTTGGTTGCAAAAGAGAAAAAAGCAATCGCTTTTGAAACATACGAAATTGACACTACTGCTTTTGAAGGTGCTATTCCAGAACCATTATTAGAAGTTCCTCAAGTTACAATTGAAGATACACAAGCGTATGAAGCTTGGAAAAAATCAAATGTAATTGCTCAAAAACAAGAGGGTTATTTCGCTATTGGTGTAAAAGTTTTGTTAGGAGATTTTTATATTGATAAAGCAAGATTATTAGCGGATTTAATCAAAAATTACGGAGCTAATGAATTGCGTTTTTCATTAAGACAAAACATTGTAATTCGTAATATAAAAGAAGAGAATTTGCCTTTCTTTTATCAGGAATTAGCCAAATTAGAAATGGTTTCTTTAGGTTACAATACGATTGGTGACATAACGGCTTGTCCAGGTACAGATACTTGTAACTTAGGAATTGCAAGCAGTACAGGAATTGCAGAAGAATTAGAAAAAGTAATCAAAGCCGAATATCCACAATACAGCAACAACAGCGAAATTGAAATCAAAATCAGTGGTTGTATGAACGCTTGTGGACAGCACAATATGTCGGCTATTGGTTTCCAGGGAATGTCAATCAACTCAGGGAAATTGGTAGCGCCAGCGTTGCAGGTTTTATTAGGTGGTGGACGTTTAGGGAACGGAGAAGGACGTTTTGCTGATAAAGTAATCAAAGTGCCAAGCCGTAGAGGCCCAGATGCTTTGCGTGCAATTTTGAATGATTTTGATGCAAACGGAAACGGGCAAAAATTCCTTGATTATTATGATGCCAAAGGAGAGAAATATTTCTATGAAATTTTAAAACCTTTTGCAGATGTAACTAATCTTACCGAAGCTGATTTCGTAGATTGGGGTAATGCTGATAACTACGTAAAAGCGGTTGGAGTTGGAGAATGTGCTGGTGTTGTAATTGATTTAGTAGCGACTTTATTATTAGAAGCGAAAGATAAATTGACTTTTGCACAAGAATCTTTCGAAGAAGGAAAATATTCAGATGCAATCTACCACACTTACGCTGGATTTGTAAATGGTGCAAAAGCATTATTACTTTCTGAAAACGAAAAAACAAATAACCACGCAGGAATCGTTGATTTATTTGATACTGTTTTTGTAGCAACTAATAAAATTGAATTGGCTACTTCTTTCAGAGAATTGGTGTATCAAATCAATGCCGTTGAGCCTTCAGAAGCTTTCGCTAAAAAATACATTCAAGAAGGAATTACCTTTTTTGATACAATTGAAAAATATAGAGCCAAAGATTTAGCTGATGCTTAATACCATTCAACCCAAAGTAACTTTAGTAGGCGCAGGACCTGGTGACCCAGATTTGCTTACGCTAAAAGCTGTAAAAGCACTTGCTAAAGCGAATGTGGTGTTGTATGATGCTTTGGCAAATGACGAAATATTA of Flavobacterium marginilacus contains these proteins:
- a CDS encoding phosphoadenylyl-sulfate reductase translates to MSTEIANALLEKTAGFSIEETLAFLADEYKGKVIFSTSFGQEDQVITAMIAKNELPISIFTLDTGRLFQETYDVFHRTVKKYKVAIQTYFPEASAVENLLNTKGPNSFYESVENRKECCFIRKVAPLTKALKGNEIWITGLRAEQSENRNDLKAFEYDAHFNIIKFNPLLKWSLEDVQKYIDENNVPQNALHKKGFVSIGCAPCTRAIAEGEDIRAGRWSWESSHKECGLHQK
- a CDS encoding HEPN domain-containing protein, giving the protein MESFRTEIENPIVQKEIIDLEKKIHLFRGGQIDDERFRSLRLARGIYGQRQEGVQMIRIKLPYGKVTSEQLRRITDVSEEYSTGRLHITTRQDIQIHYVSLDRTPELWADLAKDDITLREACGNTVRNITASELAGVDVNEPFDVTPYAHAMFQYLLRNPICQEMGRKFKISFSSSDEDTALSYLHDLGFIPKLKDGQKGFKVVFGGGLGSQPAHAELLSEFIPVNQIIPTAEGIIRIFDRYGERAKRMKARMKFLIKEMGRDVFLDLVAKEKKAIAFETYEIDTTAFEGAIPEPLLEVPQVTIEDTQAYEAWKKSNVIAQKQEGYFAIGVKVLLGDFYIDKARLLADLIKNYGANELRFSLRQNIVIRNIKEENLPFFYQELAKLEMVSLGYNTIGDITACPGTDTCNLGIASSTGIAEELEKVIKAEYPQYSNNSEIEIKISGCMNACGQHNMSAIGFQGMSINSGKLVAPALQVLLGGGRLGNGEGRFADKVIKVPSRRGPDALRAILNDFDANGNGQKFLDYYDAKGEKYFYEILKPFADVTNLTEADFVDWGNADNYVKAVGVGECAGVVIDLVATLLLEAKDKLTFAQESFEEGKYSDAIYHTYAGFVNGAKALLLSENEKTNNHAGIVDLFDTVFVATNKIELATSFRELVYQINAVEPSEAFAKKYIQEGITFFDTIEKYRAKDLADA
- a CDS encoding sulfate adenylyltransferase subunit 1; translated protein: MEVLKIATAGSVDDGKSTLIGRLLYDTQSLTTDKLEAIEKSSKQKGYDYLDFSLATDGLVAEREQGITIDVAHIYFSTAKKSYIIADTPGHVEYTRNMVTGASTSQVSIILIDARKGVIEQTYRHFFINNLLRVKDVIVAVNKMDLVDYSEEVFNKIKTDFQALNAKSAYKEQNVSYIPLSALTGDNVVETLGKMPWYTGQTILQHLEGLESKDIYDNGKTRFPVQTVIRPKTEEYHDFRGYAGKLYGNSIKVGDAVTVLPSLTESVVTKIHFFDKQFDEAKAGSSITIELENDINVTRGDMIVKSNELPKVEKDIETTVCWMDSKKLVAGAKYYVQHNTNRVLAKIDSVKNVIATDYSGSKEASQLSINEIGEVSIKLSKAIYFDAYTDNKSNGAFILIDATTNTTAGVGFIK
- the cysD gene encoding sulfate adenylyltransferase subunit CysD encodes the protein MSSVLKTNALESEAIYIFREVISQFDKPVLLFSGGKDSITLVRLAQKAFFPAKIPFPLLHVDTGHNFPETIEFRDKLVAELGLELIVRNVQDAIDSGKVVEESGKYSSRNSLQTTTLLDAIEEFKFDACIGGARRDEEKARAKERIFSVRDDFGQWDEKNQRPELFDLLNGKIENGQNVRVFPISNWTELDVWSYIEQEQIEIPSIYFSHKRKVFLRDGLIWSHSPFVYQEEDEQVEERIVRFRTVGDMSCTAAVESYAATISEVVGEIRSSTISERGARIDDKRSEAAMEKRKQQGYF